In Sphingobacteriaceae bacterium, the following proteins share a genomic window:
- a CDS encoding RNA polymerase subunit sigma-70, whose product MGTKQTYSQDELIILIREKNQKAFSYLYDNYSKALFGVINGIINDIEESEDVLQKTFLKIWSNFASYDAEKGRLYTWMLNIGRNLAIDSTRSKHEKIKSKIQSTSENVYKYENNLSVEDNKHDTIGLNTILNGLKDEHKSIIDMAYFEGYTQEEISKKLNLPLGTVKTKVRQALLHLRELAKKETIN is encoded by the coding sequence TTGGGAACAAAACAAACATACAGTCAGGATGAATTAATCATTTTAATTAGGGAAAAGAACCAAAAGGCTTTTTCGTATTTATATGACAATTATTCAAAAGCGTTATTTGGCGTTATCAACGGCATCATAAACGACATAGAAGAGTCGGAAGATGTGCTGCAAAAAACCTTTTTGAAAATCTGGAGCAATTTTGCTTCCTACGATGCTGAAAAAGGCAGGCTTTATACCTGGATGCTGAACATTGGAAGAAATTTAGCCATTGACAGCACACGTTCCAAACACGAGAAAATAAAATCAAAAATCCAAAGTACCTCTGAGAACGTATATAAATACGAGAACAATCTCAGTGTTGAAGACAATAAACACGATACGATAGGGCTAAATACCATATTGAACGGCTTAAAGGATGAGCATAAGTCAATTATAGATATGGCTTATTTTGAAGGCTACACACAAGAAGAAATCTCAAAGAAACTGAATTTACCGTTAGGCACGGTGAAAACAAAAGTAAGGCAAGCTTTACTTCATCTCAGGGAACTCGCCAAAAAAGAAACTATAAATTGA
- the typA gene encoding translational GTPase TypA, translating to MSIIRNIAIIAHVDHGKTTLVDKILHTCNLFRDNQKTGELILDNNDLERERGITILAKNVSVQYKGTKINIIDTPGHADFGGEVERVMNMADGVILLVDAFEGPMPQTRFVLQKAIEAGKKALLVINKVDKPNCRPDEVHDGVFDLFFNLGANEDQLDFPTVYGSSKQGWMGPDWRNPTEDITYLLDQILEKIPTAPERVGTLQIQITSLDYSTFIGRIAVGRVFRGLIKENMPVSVVKRDGRIQKSRVKDLFVFDGLGKVKVTEVQTGDICAFTGIEGFEIGDTIADFENPEAMPTMHIDEPTMSMLFTINNSPFFGKDGKFVTSRHLRDRLYKELEKNLAMRIEETSSPDSYLVFGRGILHLSVLIETMRREGYELQLGQPQVIIKEIDGVKHEPMEVLTVDVPEESSSRVIDLVSQRKGDMMIMQPKGDLIHMEFEIPARGIIGLRNNVLTATAGEAIMAHRFKAYEPWKGNIPSRIAGVLISKDKGSAVAYSIDKLQDRGKFFIEAGEEIYPGMIIGEHIRPDDLVVNVCTEKQLTNMRASGTDEKMRIVPKIKFSLEESMEYIQRDEYVEITPNFIRLRKIYLDENERKRMSKQLEAQ from the coding sequence ATGTCCATAATTAGAAACATCGCCATCATTGCCCACGTTGACCACGGTAAAACTACTTTGGTTGATAAGATTTTACATACTTGTAATTTATTCCGTGATAACCAGAAAACAGGAGAGTTAATTCTCGATAACAACGATTTAGAACGTGAACGTGGTATTACCATTTTAGCGAAAAACGTTTCTGTTCAATATAAAGGAACGAAAATTAACATCATCGATACCCCGGGTCACGCTGACTTTGGAGGTGAGGTAGAGCGTGTAATGAACATGGCTGACGGTGTTATTTTATTAGTGGATGCTTTTGAAGGGCCAATGCCTCAAACGCGTTTCGTATTACAAAAAGCAATCGAAGCTGGTAAAAAAGCTTTATTGGTTATTAATAAAGTAGATAAGCCGAATTGTCGTCCTGACGAAGTACACGATGGTGTATTTGATTTGTTCTTCAATTTAGGTGCTAACGAAGATCAGTTAGATTTCCCTACCGTTTACGGTTCAAGTAAACAAGGTTGGATGGGTCCGGATTGGAGAAATCCAACGGAAGACATTACTTATTTATTAGATCAGATCTTAGAAAAAATTCCTACGGCACCTGAGCGTGTTGGAACTTTACAAATACAAATTACATCTTTAGATTATTCTACTTTTATTGGTCGTATTGCAGTAGGACGTGTTTTTCGTGGACTTATTAAAGAAAATATGCCTGTTAGTGTTGTAAAGCGCGATGGCCGTATTCAAAAATCACGTGTGAAAGATCTTTTTGTGTTTGATGGTTTAGGTAAGGTAAAAGTTACTGAGGTTCAAACAGGAGATATTTGTGCATTTACCGGAATTGAAGGTTTTGAAATTGGTGATACAATCGCAGATTTTGAAAATCCTGAAGCTATGCCAACTATGCATATTGACGAGCCAACTATGAGCATGTTGTTTACCATTAACAACTCTCCATTCTTTGGTAAAGATGGTAAATTCGTTACTTCCCGTCACTTACGCGATCGTTTATACAAAGAGCTTGAGAAAAACTTAGCTATGCGTATCGAAGAAACTTCATCACCTGATTCTTATTTGGTATTTGGTCGTGGTATTCTTCACTTATCTGTATTGATCGAGACTATGCGTCGCGAAGGGTACGAATTACAATTAGGTCAGCCACAAGTTATCATTAAAGAAATTGATGGTGTGAAACATGAGCCTATGGAGGTTTTAACGGTTGACGTTCCTGAGGAATCTTCTTCAAGAGTAATTGATTTAGTTAGCCAACGTAAAGGAGACATGATGATCATGCAACCTAAAGGTGATTTAATTCACATGGAGTTTGAAATTCCTGCTCGTGGTATCATTGGTTTACGTAACAACGTTTTAACTGCAACAGCTGGTGAAGCTATCATGGCTCACCGTTTCAAAGCTTACGAGCCTTGGAAAGGAAATATTCCTAGCCGTATCGCAGGTGTGTTAATTAGTAAGGACAAAGGATCTGCAGTAGCTTATTCAATTGATAAATTACAGGATCGTGGTAAATTCTTTATCGAAGCTGGTGAAGAAATTTATCCGGGTATGATTATCGGAGAACACATTCGTCCTGATGATTTAGTAGTAAACGTTTGTACTGAAAAACAATTAACAAATATGCGTGCATCAGGTACTGATGAGAAAATGCGTATCGTTCCAAAAATTAAATTTTCGTTAGAAGAATCAATGGAATACATTCAACGTGATGAGTACGTTGAGATTACTCCAAACTTTATCCGTCTTCGTAAAATTTACTTAGATGAGAACGAAAGAAAACGTATGTCTAAACAGTTAGAGGCACAATAG
- a CDS encoding Bcr/CflA family drug resistance efflux transporter, producing MQKGQRTIIILILGLLSAIGPFSIDMYLPGFPAIAEDLHTSVDMVAYTLASFFVGICLGQLISGPLLDRFGRKRPLIVGMIVYIIASIGCALSESVEMLIVFRCIQALGGCVTMVAPRAIIRDVFPVSESAKIFSMMILILGVSPIIAPTAGSFLIAGFGWYSVFITLGAISLAVLLGVIFLLPESRQPDPTFSLKPAPILASFKTVIVDRQFFVYTMSGAIAAAGLFAYLAGSPFLLLKFYGVSEKQYGLIFAIIASGLITASQVNNILLKKYTSIQIVRVTLMIQTIAGLLLFIGTALSLVDLYSTIALIFVFLSCQGFNFPNSSALSMAPFEKEAGSASALMGAIQMGFGALAAACVGILNASNGLPMTGVMAICGAIALVILLLAGKEKYPVEGDFAKA from the coding sequence ATGCAAAAAGGTCAACGTACCATCATCATTTTAATTCTTGGTTTACTCTCGGCCATTGGCCCGTTTTCTATCGACATGTATTTACCGGGCTTTCCTGCTATTGCTGAAGATTTGCATACTTCGGTAGATATGGTGGCATATACCCTGGCGAGTTTTTTTGTGGGTATTTGTTTAGGACAACTAATCAGTGGCCCTTTGTTAGACCGCTTTGGAAGAAAGAGACCTTTGATCGTTGGCATGATCGTTTATATTATAGCGTCTATTGGATGTGCTTTATCGGAGTCCGTAGAAATGTTGATTGTGTTTCGCTGCATCCAGGCTTTGGGTGGTTGTGTAACTATGGTAGCTCCACGCGCAATTATTCGTGATGTATTTCCTGTAAGCGAAAGTGCGAAAATTTTCTCGATGATGATTTTAATTCTGGGTGTTTCTCCTATCATTGCCCCAACTGCCGGAAGTTTTTTAATCGCAGGTTTCGGCTGGTATTCGGTATTCATAACGCTTGGTGCAATTTCATTGGCTGTGTTATTAGGGGTAATATTTTTATTACCGGAAAGCAGACAACCAGATCCCACTTTTTCTTTGAAGCCCGCGCCCATTTTAGCGAGTTTTAAAACTGTTATCGTTGACCGTCAGTTTTTTGTTTATACTATGTCCGGCGCTATCGCTGCGGCTGGGCTTTTCGCTTATTTAGCCGGATCGCCTTTTTTACTTTTAAAATTTTACGGAGTTAGCGAAAAACAATACGGATTGATTTTCGCTATTATTGCTTCCGGATTAATTACAGCCAGCCAGGTAAATAATATTCTGTTAAAAAAATACACAAGCATACAAATTGTGAGAGTCACTTTGATGATTCAAACCATTGCAGGCCTCTTATTATTTATAGGAACAGCATTGAGTCTGGTTGATCTTTACAGCACTATCGCGTTAATCTTTGTGTTTTTAAGTTGCCAGGGATTTAATTTTCCAAATTCTTCGGCTTTATCTATGGCTCCTTTTGAGAAGGAGGCTGGAAGTGCGTCTGCCCTTATGGGTGCTATACAGATGGGTTTTGGAGCATTAGCAGCAGCTTGTGTTGGCATACTCAATGCAAGTAATGGTTTGCCAATGACCGGTGTAATGGCTATCTGTGGAGCAATTGCACTCGTTATTTTACTTTTAGCAGGAAAAGAAAAGTATCCGGTAGAAGGGGATTTTGCAAAAGCATAA
- the hemE gene encoding uroporphyrinogen decarboxylase, protein MLKNDLLLRAAKGLDVERAPVWLMRQAGRVLPEYRATRAKAKNFIDFVKNPELACEVTVQPVDILGVDAAIIFSDILVIPEAMGLPYQMIEAKGPWFENTVKNKADVDKLRIAEAGDLDYVMKALQLTKKELNNRVPLIGFAGAPWTLFAYMIEGSGSKTFSKAKQFLYTQPEAAHALLEKITQSTINYLKGQVAAGADILQLFDSWAGVLSETMYYEFSLNYISKICDALSPLVPVTVFAKDAHYAVKKISETSCNSIGLDWTIDPKTARAQAGNKTLQGNADPCLLYADEKKIISDTHTMLQAFGKDRYICNLGHGLYPDIDKQKVKLFVDVVKEYKW, encoded by the coding sequence ATGTTAAAAAACGACTTACTCTTAAGAGCAGCAAAAGGATTAGATGTAGAACGCGCGCCGGTTTGGTTAATGCGCCAGGCAGGGAGGGTTTTACCCGAATACCGTGCCACACGCGCCAAGGCTAAAAATTTTATTGATTTTGTAAAAAATCCTGAATTGGCCTGTGAAGTTACGGTTCAACCTGTAGATATTTTAGGAGTAGATGCTGCCATCATTTTTAGCGACATCCTGGTAATTCCAGAAGCTATGGGTTTGCCTTACCAGATGATTGAAGCGAAAGGTCCCTGGTTTGAAAACACCGTAAAAAATAAAGCGGATGTTGACAAACTCAGAATTGCTGAAGCCGGAGATTTAGACTACGTGATGAAAGCCCTTCAATTAACTAAAAAAGAATTAAATAATCGCGTGCCCTTGATTGGCTTCGCGGGCGCACCCTGGACTCTCTTCGCCTACATGATTGAAGGAAGCGGAAGCAAAACTTTCAGCAAAGCAAAGCAATTTTTATATACGCAGCCCGAAGCAGCACATGCGCTACTTGAGAAGATAACTCAAAGTACCATCAATTATTTAAAAGGGCAGGTAGCCGCAGGAGCAGATATTTTACAGCTTTTCGATTCGTGGGCCGGAGTATTAAGCGAAACCATGTATTACGAATTCTCTTTAAACTACATTTCTAAAATATGTGATGCACTTTCTCCTTTGGTTCCCGTAACTGTGTTTGCCAAAGATGCGCACTATGCAGTGAAAAAGATTTCTGAAACCTCTTGTAATTCTATAGGGCTCGACTGGACTATTGATCCTAAAACAGCGCGCGCTCAGGCGGGAAACAAAACGCTTCAAGGGAATGCCGATCCTTGTTTGTTGTATGCTGATGAGAAAAAAATAATAAGCGATACGCACACCATGTTACAAGCTTTCGGAAAGGACCGCTATATCTGCAACCTGGGGCATGGACTTTATCCTGATATCGACAAACAAAAAGTAAAATTGTTTGTAGATGTGGTGAAGGAGTATAAGTGGTAA